The sequence ctgtgttcaaaatgaaatcaatgttttcaaagtgcactgcgaagggagcgcaattatAAACAAAAAGATATACTAAatactgaactgtaaaaatactttgaaagcaatttACACTTAGAAGTgttgactttaatgctttttttattccaagtttaaatgttataaTGTTCTGAACTAATAGGttatagggggataactgggaataaaacacagccaggaactgctTCTAACTagagctccagaggtgtagtcgcaagcatacaagtttgcgaatgttcattggaacgatggatttgggaaatgccaaatcaacgactatgtttgtaacgatgcaaCTTGCGACTTTAGTTGGCTAACCATGGTTTTCGAAATGCACCTCAGCCTGGTTttggaggggttttggccatctCCAGGCAGATTTCAGACATTTACAGactggttttagaagggtttcCAGTCTAACCACAAAGCCAAATGTAACAATCACACAGTTTTCATTATGTAGCCTATAGGCCTATATGAGgtaaattggttttatattcccacatttgttcatttttgaacagcaACACGCtcctatattgtttacaatgGTACTATGAATATTCAATCTGACATCGCATGCGATTAAGACTTCAAATTAGCATTGTCACTATCAATCGAcggtaaacaatgttgtacttttattttttacttggtTTATATCATTTCCCGATTTTAGAAtctgcaaagaatacttttctgaagttatattattaaggagaaagtctgaatgggCGAATATAAAACTTTAACCCAACGCCTATATGGACTATTTGTACCACAAACTATATTCAAAgatttatataatgtttttcaCAAACCGGAAGCGCAATCCGCAATTTCAAACACAGTAGCCACGTGGAGTAAAAAAAGCTGGATTAACCGTAAGTGAAATATGAAATGCGATAGTTGTTggtgaaaaaaaagataaacaggtGCTCTCCATCTCTCATATCCACTAAGAGGAAGAGGTCACAGGCTTTATCTGCTTGGATGAGCTACACGCGAGTTTTGTGGCGAGGAAAATGGCCTGATATGAGCTTGGTGGTCAGACATATGCACGCACAGGCAAAAAGCAGCACTCATATTTCATGTGTCTCCATCTGCATCTCTACAACTGCCTGAAAAAGATGTTATCTGGTAACTGTCAGTGCAGGAAACGCGATAGTTTTTTATGCTCTTGCAGGCATTGGTTAACTGCTACAAGGTGGATATCAGCCACTGGCGCTAACTCAAACACCAATAAGTGTGTAATATCTGCTTGGTGAAGTTTTATTTCCTAAATTACACTGAAAACAAGAGATAAGTGATGACTGATGTCCTACCGAGATTAAAGCCGAGTCTGCCGCGCTTTCTGGCTGTAAAGTTGCACCGCCATCTTGAGGGAGGAAGTGGTTTTGCTCTCAAACAACTGGATTTTGTTTAAACCaaagagttgttgttgttgttattaaactGTATTATATTGCTGCTGATAATTCAGTTGGTTATTTTAGCTAATGGAACAGCACATTTTACTTTAGGCCTAGTTTTATCAATGTATATTTAATCGATGTGACATTTTTTAGCTTTATGGTGTGCTATGTTGATGGAAGTAAATTTCACAAGATGATTAGCCTACACTGTGGttatgaagggatggacatggaaTTTTTGTAAGGAATTCTTATTCACTTTCCCATTTAAAGCAATTGACTTCTGCAGaaacattgtgtactaagactgacagaaaatacaAAAAGCAAACCTATGAAATGAGTCATAACAAGATTAGCcacatgcaatttttttttggtgACAAAAACCTCGAGAGATTACAGACATCTTTACACGACAAGGTTTTCATTTGTAGTTGACtaacaaaaatgtacaatattttagCAATTTGTAAATCTGAATTAATTTCGTAGTACTCGAAAAAGTACtcgaaattaaaaaattaaaaaaacatttttaaaataaaaacattattattattattaatgcaccGTAAACtaactttaattgtattttttttattaatgaaaactAACAAACTAATACTGCTCGCTAATGCCTTTTTTAATGTTTGCAAATGAgaccttgttgtaaagtgttgcttggaaaaaacttttattttacaaagcAATATGCAACCAGTTCAAGCTTCTAGTCAAATCTTTTTATTCACATACACAATCATTGAAAAGTCTGGAGtggtcagatttttttatatatatataccagccactttattaggtacaccttactagtaccggtttggaccctcttttgccttcagaactgccttaatccttcacggcatagattcaacaaggtactggaattattcctcagagattttggtctgcAGATTTGTTAGaagcacattcatgatgcgaatctcccgtttgaAACatgactcattgtcatgttcaaaaaaccagtctgattcacgttttatgacatggtgcgttatcctgctggaagtagccatcagaagatgggtacactgtggtcatgaagggatggacatgatcagcaacaatatgcaggtaggctgtggcattgacgcAATGCTCAAAtggtaatgggcccaaagtgtgccaagaaaatatccccacactattaaatcaccagcagcctgaaccattgatacaaggcaggatagatctatgctatcatgttgttgacgccaaattctgaccctaccatctgaatgtcgcagcagaaattgagactcatcagaccaggcaacatttttccaatcttctattgtccaattttggtgagtctgtgtaaattgtagcctcagtttcctgttctgagcTAACATGGAGTAgaacccagtgtggtcttctgctgctgtagcccatccggctcaaggttggacattttgtgcgttcagagatgctcttctgcatacctcggttgtaacgagtggttatttgagttactgttgcctttctatcagccctGTCTGATCATacacctctgacctctggcattaacaaggaatttgcacccacagaactgtcgcagAACTGTGCATCATTTTCAGCATTACTGTCAATTCGTGTCACATGAAATGTTCatattcagaaatcattctaatacgaTGATTTGCTGCTCATCAAATGTTATTTATCATAATAAGTTGCTGCTGAATATGATTTTTAAGGTTTGACTGATAACAAAGTAATTGAACATTGTTCATCTGAATGAAAATGTTACTTTTGTAATGTTATAAATGTCTTCAACTCTCTATTAAATGCCTTCTACTGACCCAAAATCTTTGAGAGGTAGTATGAAATTCTAGtacattttggttttgtttaccACCTGGAAACACAAGACAGACAAAAACTATTTAGAACAAAAAGCTAGTCGATAACTTAAAAAGGAGGATGTTTATTTCACAGCAGAAGCATAATTCACCCACATTTGATGCATAGCTTGATGATGAAACTATGACTCCCTGATCCAATGTTTATGGTCCTTCTAAGATTATGATTTGCTCTGTTTTCTGACACCAGTGATCATGATAAAACCAAAATGGCAGTGGTTTAAACTATTAAACTTGacaattaaatggatagttcacccaaatatttaaaCATGTTAGTTTATTTGCAGGTCATCCaccaaaaaaaatgctttcttgTTTTTGTCCAAAATTGTGTTCAGAAATGATTAGTAAAAATCAATTGGGTTTCttcttaaaacaaacaagcaaagtaatcttgtttttggtttaaaTTAAGATTAAATTATTAAGCTTCTTTTAAGGAAAGACTCActtatttttaatgaaacaaattttctttccttgtctagaaaatgaAAAAGACTTCTTTTGATATTTGGAATAGAAACAAGAGAAAACTCTAAGtagtaaaagcatttttttttgcattgtccAAGTTGAAAGTGACTTTTTGCTCTTCAGTAAAACATACAAGAAGATTTTCAGCTAAAATTATATAGCTTGATTTATATAATGCAAGTTAACAGCACTTTCAAAAAAAcaaaggcaaaataaaataaattcccaTGGCTCCTGACTATACATTGAGATCTTATGAGGTGAAATTAACAcacattaaacattatttataactttattaaATTCAGCTCACATGTGATTTTGTGTATATAAACACACGTCATCACTCGACTGAATGCACATGGCTGTAGATTAAAGGTGATGTGTGAGGCAgagattaaaggtaataatgttgaaTTAAATGCTCAGACAAACCGTTGCGTTTCATAAGACCTAAATGTATCATCATGAGTCAAGGGTTTTGCCTGCTTACGTTTTTAGACTCTCAAACTGCAAGTAGTAGTCGAATTGCATTTGATGTATTACCAAAGATCACAGTTGAAATCTGCAAATCTGAAAAAAGTCATTGGTAAACTAAAGGGGTAGTGCACCCGAAAATGAAAataacctcatcatttattccccCTTATGTGGTTCTAATCCTTAATGTTGAACACATAAAAGAAGCTATTGTTAATAATGCTGGTTTCTGGCACTCacagacttccatagtaagaaaaaatactatggtagtcaatgagTGTCATCTACAAGAATTTTTCAAactatcctcttttgtgttcaacagaggaaagactcttaaatagattttgaacaagtgaaaggtgaagtaaatgatgacagaattgtaatttttgggaaaccattttgttttgttttttaaattttgggtcaattaaaccagtgtttcccaactctgttcctggaggcacaccaacattcTACAActtttcctaatcaaacacacctgaatcagctcatcacatcattagaagagactccaaaatctGAAATCGATGGGTCGGAtgagggagacatacaaaatatgtactgttggtgtgcctccaagaacagggttggaagtgtttcccaaccctgttcttggaggcacaccaacaattAAACTATAAATCACGTTCCTTGTTCCTTGTAATGTGAATTAAATTAATGATTGTGTTGTAATTTCTGTCTGAACACCAACAGCACAGTGATTCCAACAAAGCAACGCATGTCCTGAATAAAGAAACATGAAATGAACCATATTCAAACACAGATTTTCTAAGAGAAATTTGCTAACTACGAGTCACTGATGTCCACTGTGTTGGAGTCTGAAAATAAATGGTGCGGCGATAGATGAAACTTATCGTCCTGCTGATGTTGTGTTGAAATCGACAGAGGAAGACTCTGAACGAGAATTGTTCCTGGTGGACCGATATCTAAACTATCATCAGGCAAAATATCCCCAGCGTGCCTGGAGATGTCCTGAGACGAAGACCCGTCAATGTTCAAAGATTCCTTAGTGGAGGCGATCATAGGATTTGCTTCCGTTACGACCGTAACCTCAGTCCCACCCTCCTGGATGAGCTTATGGAGGCTTTCAAGGTCAGAACAGGATGTTATGAAGGTGTGCGTGGCGTCAGAAGCAGACGCCGAACAGGATGCGATGAAGTTTTGAGAACTGTTCTGAGAGACGGTTTCACTGGGGCCGATTTGAGCAAGTAAAACTGTCTGGTGCTCGAGGGCATCTTCTGGGGCTAGCATGCTAACGTGTTGTAAAACAGGGTTCAAAAGCACATCGTTATCATCCGGACCAAGCAGAACGGCTCCAGGCTTTGAAGTCTGAACAAAACTAGCCTCCGATCCTAAAGAGGGCGCCACTATGATTTTAAGATGCGTCGTGTTGTAGGTTGAAGGTGATTCGGTTGCAATTGAAGGTTCCCCTGTGGTCTGTACAAGTTGTTTGGTCTGATTATGACTTTGTTGTTGCGTGATATTGTTATGCTGCCTCTTGTGGCTGCGAAGAGAATCTTCCCTGACGAATGAAGCCTCACATAAATCACAACGATATGCTCGTGTGGCCTCTAGTTTCGCTCTGTAACGTGAACTAATCGGTTTCGTCGGATCTTCTCCATTCCCGCTAATCCTTCCGGATTTACTCAGCCTGTCTGGTTTATCCGCGTGACACTTCCTAGTGTGGATTAGCAAATTGCTGCGCTGCTTACTAGCAAACGAACAGTGGTCGCATTTAAACGGTCGCTCATCGGAGTGCACACGCTCATGGATCTTGAGCGCCCCCTTGCTGGAGCAGGAGTAACTGCACTCGCTGCATTGCAAAGGCTGGGCTGGTTGGTGCTGACGCGAATGGTGTCGCAGGGCGGCTTTGGTGGAGCACTGGAAATCACACTTGGAGCAGTGGAAGGAGTCCGAGGCACTGTGCTTCAGATGCACGTGCGATTTTAAATTGGCCTTCATGGCGCAGCGATAATCGCAGAGGTCACATTTGTAAGGCTTCTCGCCGGAGTGAACCCGACTGTGGCGTTTCAGGTCGGAGTTGATCTTGAATTTGGCGTCACACTGGTTGCACTGGAACGGGGCGTCACCTGAGGAGGAAAACACACAGGGATGATAAGTCAATGCAGATGTGAGaaattccagtgttatggatgtgacattttctgtaaaaactcaaaactaaattcaggttgacatttgcatggaattgctcatgcCATCTTTTTGTTCTTCTAAAGCAGCAGTTCTTAATCCTGGTCCTCGTGATCACTTCTCTGCATATTTAGCATCTTTCTCTTGTTTAACGCACCGGATTTAGGTAACCAGAGCTCCTGTGTTCccagtagctatgttttcatgcaaagacgtgaattaaatctatgcacaaaactggaagatcgcataaaacatttgctgccTTTCCATCCAATGCGTCAAAGTGAACCAAATtttcacttcctgataaactggcgccaaatatcaaaagggAAAATGTCCTTTGCTGTGGTTGGTGAAGCAACTGTGggcctttttttaaaaataataaattactcaGAGCTGAGAAGATGAAACGCAATAAATGCGAAGTGGtttttggaggcgtgagacactctttgggagcgcagatgctcaagacagttctaaaggtaataataataataataataaaaataataataataaaaaaaaaatcactttgatgatggactttggccaaaaaaaccaaaaaaaacaacattttagatgttttacaatgtggtcggtcCGCTGCTTTGACCATTAATCCTGTCCGATTGTgcccatttttgttatcacatgatctgttaaaacaaaatcaaattttTTATGCACATGCTGGCATttccatcataaaaaaaaaatcttacgaGGTAAAAACTTAAGCAACTTAATCAGTTGTATGTATTCTTTTTTCATttccattaaatattttttatgcaatattccaaaatgtgcatacaaaTATGTCGATGGAATTATAGCTGTATATTTACACGTTTCCTATATAGAGTTAACTGCTCACTACCCCATGGATACAGGAAACCATCTGAACATGacatttacttcattttaataAAGAATTGCACCACAGTGTTTGCATCATCTCCAGATTAAACATACTGCAGGAGtctgaaatattaattaaacgtAATCATAAGATTTATTCAAAAGTCATGTCTTGTGCAGTTTTACCATTTGAATTCAACATGCCTTTTACAAATAGGAATAATAGCAGAATGTCCTGTGATATCCACTTCGAAGGGCACTTACGATTGAATGGAACAAACTTCTGAACCGCttagagaaacataaaaaatgtgcagAGCGGGGGGTCGTCaggaccagaattgagaaccgCTGAAAACTGAATAGACAAAAAACAGACAGTATTTTAAGAGATACAGGCTGGTGACTGCATTTTACTAAAGCTATTGCTGATTGGTAgggaaaaaggaataaaatagcaCTGAAAATAGCTATAACAATGTGGCAAAAACAATATGACAAGCCATGTGAAATAGTACAGAAACAGTACAgaaacttagggtgctttcacacctgtggatcaattatcttgttccgaaacagggattaaaattgttacaatgttgctttttgttcttggtgtggttcgctttcacacggcaaagtttttaaacggaccaaaagagctaaaacaagtcgcgtgtgagtaaactctcctcacactgGTCAGAGTTTcgtggtttattttgcagagtcccgctcagctgtcatgcatccttattttaatttatgacaatgagCAGTAAGACATTATAGGCGAAAAGCTGCGccttaattttgaatggtgacatccACAGACGTCGTCACTAAATATAAATCAGAGCTAAGACTTTCTCATATatagcagttggcttatgcattagagagaaataacagataaaccaggACTGCTGTTCGGTCAATTTTTCTTatacagataaacagctctcgttgaTAGTTTAGCATGTGCTTACTTTCGtatttaacattaatgcacatttactggtaggaatgatGACATCCAGCCCTACTcgtaattctctcttcatatagccatatatatgcctattacatatccataatacactgtgatatagcccggcttggatcgtattgctttctcccTACGATCAATTCGcaccagagttcgtttcaatcgcaccgagaccacctcattcaggggATCTCAGACTGATTGTTTTGGTGCGGATCCGAGCacaattgctggattcacatatgtcaAACGAACCGTGCCGACTGGAGAAACGCgtcaggttctgaaacaaaagtctaggtgtgaaagcatccttgcatttttataaatgaaaagtaacattttaaataacaaacaaaaaatccctgatattaatattaaactcCCTGACTTTCAATTTctgaaaaagaattttaaaaatgcCATGACAGCTATTATAAGATACAAGAttgttttaaacacttttaattagtatttttttaactatttattttcattttcattgaaaaaaccTTCATACATACAGTACCGCCTAAATCCGTAAACAGGGTGTATTCAGGGTATAtactaaatatactgtatatactaaaggtaatttcaataaatttttaagactttttaaagaccttcttagAAGATATTAAGACCTCattgccacttcaagttctaatcaatatcaaaactttaacttaataaacagttgcagttaaataaatcaatggagcacaaccatgcaacagaactcagataaggtCGTAAGAAACAAagattgaaagaataaattacatggttgctttcagcgacaggcttcagctaCTGTTTAAACTCCTCTTTCTCCAActaggagtacgcaaacttacagtttcccattttgccatctgttttgctctatggtttcactacatgtggagagcaccacatcaccttcccgcattTGTCACAAATAACGTGACATCACctggacggaggagcttggccggatgcACCCCAGCCCAAACCAATCGTGTGGATTGAGCACatcgttgttaatattaggatgaaaaataaatatatttatgcttttttggagtcaaacactttggacatcgcttgaacaaaatttaagaacAAAAATGAGATTAAgattttttaataccttttaagggccttaatttctcataattgatttatcaacttttaatactttttaagaccctgcgaaCACCCTGTTACAAGAAAGAGATGGCACATACATCAAAGCTCTCTTGGAAGTACTCACAGTGAATTTAGCTTACTACAAAAAGGAACTAAAAACCCTACCTCCCACCCCACCCATCTAACATTGATCAAAATATTTATGGAAGTTTcacaaaaaatcaaataaatggcATAAATGAATAACATTTACAATCATGATATGGAACTGGCTGggacaaaaattaaaaatttaagcaAGGTGTACATGAACAATGAAACCAAAAGAGACATTATAAGATTATTATAAGATAATAAGTTTTGATTTAGAATAATGGAGCCTATGTATGACTTATATTGAATCAGATGATTTGTGATTTCATATGTTTGTTTTGGCAAAGCACCTGCCTGCACAGCACTGATTGCGTGTGTTCTCACTTTCATAACATTACAAAGATGTGCTGTCTGACTTCAAAAACAAGAAACAGGAAAACAGTTTTATCTTATTAATCTTTTGGCAATGTTTCACATGCAAATGTTAATGATCAAAAATCAGTACCTGGAAATACTCTGTGTAGCTGAAAACAAAACGCAGCTCAAGGACAAGATATACCATTTTACTTCAATTTACATGGATAAAAATTTTGTTCCATGATCATGAAGtgtaacatactgtatacagtgctcagcatatatgagtacaccccaacaatgctctcatttaaattaatattttctataagatgctttataatattatatttgtgcaaatacattatattagtcagtactgaagccaaatctggagccaaTCTAACAAaacaatggttcaaaaattagtaacccaaatttatgttagggaaaattttttaattaaatttgaaaaaatagCAAGAATCatttacaattttgttgaaatgttgtagtttgtaatttatttgctatttttttccatgaatttaaatgtattatctttccatttccctatatgttcagtgactaaaatattattttaataaatatatctgtttaataaatctgttttgtttaatataataaatatgcaattgtacaattttttttactttgctttgatgctttaatgtctttaatttaattattacataaaaaagATCAAGATAAAATACTACATTTTTTAGCTTTGAAAATAGTTCTAATAAGCTGATTGGcagcttaaatttttttttattattatcaaggATAAAACGGTGGTACTAGTGAGGACTTTTGTTGAAAACTGTGATTTAATGCATCctttctgaataaaaaaataattttttaaaatattgaccccaaacttttgtcaTACAGCGGTGTAAAATTTTAAGAGAacactttaaaattaatattgGTTCTCTCTGTCATGAAAAGTTTTGTATTTTTAGTAAAATGTTTAGTCACTCTAGTTAAGGGAACAATTCACAGTGTTAACAAACTCAGACATTTGCctcaaataaaacctttttttaaatttgcctAATAATAGCTAGTTAGTTTCTGATAAGCTTAGGTATGGGACCTGAAATATGGTCAGGCAGTATAAGGTATTAATCAGTACCAATAAACAGTCAATATTCTACTAATATTCTGcaaaaataaagtgtcaccaaatgttcacttgtgttttattttataaatgactGATAAGTGAAGTGATAACTCCTGACTTCTATTATGACTACGAATATTATCATTTACgaatttattatcttttttttgcatttatttgcagaaaatgtcAATAAGTCGATATGAAATATTACATGTCTTcaaactatacatttattttttgtaaatatagaAAACCAATAATGACTTTGAAGTTGTCAGTAAACGTTGCTTTCCAGATCTCTATGTTAGATCGTGGTCTGACA comes from Danio aesculapii chromosome 23, fDanAes4.1, whole genome shotgun sequence and encodes:
- the zfp64 gene encoding zinc finger protein 64 — encoded protein: MATFNGEGINHLLVEVSPDIHICGFCKQQYNNVELFFAHKQNCCQIPSTHISVRNAGASESLQTCVSKVKKTLTKAQKTPSKKLKPALTQKRHICTFSGCTFKTQYGQKDMERHILTHTGERPFECELCHKRFSRRDKLNLHSRLHTGEKPHKCKYCTYAAADSSSLKKHLRIHYDERPFKCQICPYASRNSSQLTVHLRSHTGDAPFQCNQCDAKFKINSDLKRHSRVHSGEKPYKCDLCDYRCAMKANLKSHVHLKHSASDSFHCSKCDFQCSTKAALRHHSRQHQPAQPLQCSECSYSCSSKGALKIHERVHSDERPFKCDHCSFASKQRSNLLIHTRKCHADKPDRLSKSGRISGNGEDPTKPISSRYRAKLEATRAYRCDLCEASFVREDSLRSHKRQHNNITQQQSHNQTKQLVQTTGEPSIATESPSTYNTTHLKIIVAPSLGSEASFVQTSKPGAVLLGPDDNDVLLNPVLQHVSMLAPEDALEHQTVLLAQIGPSETVSQNSSQNFIASCSASASDATHTFITSCSDLESLHKLIQEGGTEVTVVTEANPMIASTKESLNIDGSSSQDISRHAGDILPDDSLDIGPPGTILVQSLPLSISTQHQQDDKFHLSPHHLFSDSNTVDISDS